The window GTGTAAAATTGGACTCTAACCAACAGGATTTTGAAAAAAGACAAAATGATACGGATGAAGGTACACCGTTACATGGAGGGGAATTAGAACAAAGTAGACACCAACTAGAGAATACTGAACAAGGAACAGACGTCATTAATCCACCGGCAGTTGAAAAAGCAGAATATCGCTATGCAGGGTTTTGGATGAGATTCTGGGCGTATTTACTCGACTTAGTCGTTATTGCCAGCGTGAATGGAATTCTCGTCTATCCCATTTTCAGAGCCCTTGACATAAAAATAAGCGATCCAAGTATTTTTGCTCCTGTATCTATCACAACAGCTGTTATTTTCTATGGATACTTTGTCTTGATGACTAAATTCTTTGGTCAGACACTGGGTAAGATGGTGTTTGGATTAAAGGTCATTTCGCTCGAAGCTAAAAAGCTAAGCTGGTCCACAATTATGTTTCGTGAGTGGATCGGACGTTTTATTTCAGGAAGTATTCTGATTCTCTATATCGTGGTTGCTTTTCTACCAAAAAGACAAGGAATTCATGATTTATTTGCAGATACAACGGTGGTTCATGAACGTTCATAAAGGACTAACTAAAGCCTGTCATCTTTAAGATGGCAGGTTTATTTGTGCCTTTTATTGCCAATAATAAAAGCTTGAAAGGTGGTGAACCATATTGAAATGGATCTTGGTCTTTTGTTTAGTAATTCTGCTGCTGTTCATCATCATCATCGTGACAAAGCTAAGAGTAATAATCAGCTATTTTCATGCCCAAGATGATGATTCGTTAAAAATTGAATTTAAAGCGTTATTTGGACTAATCAAATATAAATTAGATATTCCAGTTATCAAAATAGATGACGATTCAGCTGCTATTGTAACAAAAGAAAAATTGAAGTCAGGGAAAGAAGAAAAGACCAAGAAAGAGGGTCATAGAAAAATGACTCCTGATGATCTGATAAAGAGCTATTACGATTTTAAAATGCTATTAGAGCATGTGGTCTCATTACATAAAATCATTCGTCGATTTTTAAAAAAGGTAAAGATTATAGAGTTTGAATGGAATACCTTGCTTGGGACAGGAGATGCGGCCTTGACGGGAATGCTGACTGGCGCTGCCTGGTCAATAAAAGGAGCCATTATTGGTATTATCAGCAGCTATTTCAAGCTGCAGGTAATGCCGCAGATGAACGTTCAACCTCACTTTCAAATGGCGGTTACACAAACCTCATTTAAATGTATGCTTCAATTTAGAATCGGGCATGCTATGGTAGCAGGAATCCAATTGCTTAAATTTTGGAAGGGTGGAAGACCTAAATTTAAATCAAAGCCATT of the Bacillus tuaregi genome contains:
- a CDS encoding DUF2953 domain-containing protein codes for the protein MKWILVFCLVILLLFIIIIVTKLRVIISYFHAQDDDSLKIEFKALFGLIKYKLDIPVIKIDDDSAAIVTKEKLKSGKEEKTKKEGHRKMTPDDLIKSYYDFKMLLEHVVSLHKIIRRFLKKVKIIEFEWNTLLGTGDAALTGMLTGAAWSIKGAIIGIISSYFKLQVMPQMNVQPHFQMAVTQTSFKCMLQFRIGHAMVAGIQLLKFWKGGRPKFKSKPLSALTNDKTKPF
- a CDS encoding RDD family protein gives rise to the protein MNPPAVEKAEYRYAGFWMRFWAYLLDLVVIASVNGILVYPIFRALDIKISDPSIFAPVSITTAVIFYGYFVLMTKFFGQTLGKMVFGLKVISLEAKKLSWSTIMFREWIGRFISGSILILYIVVAFLPKRQGIHDLFADTTVVHERS